The Chitinophaga parva genomic sequence AATATTTTTTCAAAAACCCGGTTATGGTGTGCTTCCACATTCGTCATTATATACAGCGGGCAGTAGCCCGTTTATACACTCAACTAAAAATTGGACATGCCCCTACAGCCAGAACGGTTGCAGTACCTGCTGCAACAGTATTTTACAGACCGCATTTCGCGGGAGGAACTGGAAGAGTTGTACACGGCCATTCCCGGCGCCAGCGACGAGGAACTGCAAACCTTGCTGGATGAGCAATTTGGTGGGATGGACGCGGACGAAAGCGTGAGGGAGGTAGACTGGGACCGCATGTTTCACCGCATCGTTACCCCTCCGCAGGAAATACGGCGCCGGCCTTTTTTTAACATACAGTACGCTGCCGCGGCCATGCTACTGCTGGCACTGGGCGCGGGGATCATGTACTGGTGCCTGGAGCGGCGTGCGCCTGCGCCTGTCACTGCAGGCAATACCACTAGCACACATGACGCGGCTCCTGGTTCCAACAAGGCCATACTTACGCTGGGCGATGGTTCCCAGGTAACGCTGGATAGTACCGGGCACCAGGTACTGCAACAGGGTGGCACAGCGGTGCACCAGCAGGGCGGATCGCTGGCGTATAAAAGTGAAAACGCTGCCGCGCCGGTTACATACAATACGCTTACAACACCCCGTGGTGGCCAGTTCCAGGTAGCACTGCCGGATGGCACCCTGGTGTGGCTCAATGCGGCATCTTCTTTAAAATATCCCACCGCCTTTACCGGCGATGTGCGGGAAGTAGTACTGAAAGGGGAAGCTTATTTTGAAGTGGCCCACAACGCCAAACAACCGTTCCGGGTGCAGGTGAACGGCCTGGAGATCAAGGACCTGGGCACACGCTTTAACGTGATGGCCTATGAAGATGAAGCAGCAGTGCGCACCACCCTGGTGGATGGCGCCGTGCAGGTGAACAGTGCGCACCACGAAGCCAGGTTAAAACCCGGTGAAGAAGCGGTGCTGGAAACCTCCCCGCCGGGAGGGGGACTGGGCCAGGAAGCAATACTGGTGCGGCCCGCAGACCTGGAAGTGGCCCTTGCCTGGA encodes the following:
- a CDS encoding FecR family protein gives rise to the protein MPLQPERLQYLLQQYFTDRISREELEELYTAIPGASDEELQTLLDEQFGGMDADESVREVDWDRMFHRIVTPPQEIRRRPFFNIQYAAAAMLLLALGAGIMYWCLERRAPAPVTAGNTTSTHDAAPGSNKAILTLGDGSQVTLDSTGHQVLQQGGTAVHQQGGSLAYKSENAAAPVTYNTLTTPRGGQFQVALPDGTLVWLNAASSLKYPTAFTGDVREVVLKGEAYFEVAHNAKQPFRVQVNGLEIKDLGTRFNVMAYEDEAAVRTTLVDGAVQVNSAHHEARLKPGEEAVLETSPPGGGLGQEAILVRPADLEVALAWKNGEFAFRHTSLHEIMRQVSRWYDVDINYKDDLNIYLSGNISKNVNVSEVFKMLQLAGNVHFSVDQKTATVMK